The following are encoded in a window of Pontiella desulfatans genomic DNA:
- the istB gene encoding IS21-like element helper ATPase IstB, whose translation MSAQTSSHVLLEHYLKTLKLPSILREHRKMASVCQAEGADYSTYLLRLIEQEIHDREQRAAERRLKSARFPVVKTLDSFRFEEQPSINQPLVRELAHGEFIKERENVLLIGNSGTGKTHLATALAFAACQMGFKVRFFGVTALVTQLLERREERQLDRFFKQLERSDLLVLDELGYVPFSKLGAELLFEVVSRAYERTSLVVTTNLPFESWTEVLGSQRLTGALLDRLTHRVHILEANGESFRLQDSLRRRGQRQKTKKP comes from the coding sequence ATGAGTGCACAGACCTCGTCACACGTACTGCTGGAGCACTACCTCAAAACGCTCAAGCTGCCGAGTATCCTGCGGGAGCACCGCAAGATGGCCTCGGTCTGCCAGGCCGAAGGGGCCGACTACTCGACCTACCTGCTGCGGCTCATCGAACAGGAGATTCATGACCGGGAACAACGGGCCGCCGAACGCCGGCTCAAGTCCGCCCGTTTCCCCGTCGTGAAAACCCTCGATAGCTTCCGGTTCGAGGAGCAGCCATCGATCAACCAGCCGCTAGTGCGGGAGCTTGCCCACGGCGAGTTTATCAAGGAGCGGGAGAACGTATTGCTGATCGGCAACAGCGGAACCGGAAAAACCCACCTCGCCACCGCCTTGGCGTTCGCCGCCTGCCAGATGGGCTTCAAGGTGCGGTTCTTCGGCGTCACCGCCCTGGTCACGCAGTTGCTCGAACGCCGGGAGGAAAGGCAGCTTGACCGGTTCTTCAAGCAACTCGAGCGCTCCGACCTGCTCGTTCTCGATGAACTCGGCTACGTTCCGTTCTCCAAGCTGGGGGCTGAACTGCTTTTCGAAGTCGTCAGCCGGGCCTACGAACGCACCAGCCTCGTGGTGACCACGAACCTGCCCTTCGAATCATGGACGGAGGTGCTGGGCTCCCAGCGGCTTACCGGAGCCTTGCTCGACCGCCTGACCCACCGGGTCCATATCCTCGAGGCCAATGGTGAAAGCTTCAGGTTGCAGGACTCATTGCGCCGCCGGGGACAGCGGCAGAAAACAAAGAAACCGTAG
- the istA gene encoding IS21 family transposase, translating into MQWWIDIRRKVLVEGVSKRQVKAEYRIHTRTLEKILAHPKPPGYRMTQPRSKPMIGPFLGRIEEILRQDRELPKKQRHTAKRIFDRLKEEGYTGGYTQVKDAVRNARVRLKDVYIPLAHRPGEAQMDFGYALAKINGQLRKVAFFVMSLPYSDAVYVQAYEKICTEVFWDGHVRAFTFFDGVPCRISYDNERVMVAKVMKRHQRKLTDGFLQLQSHYLFKEHFCNVARGNEKGVVESMVRYTRSNFMVPVPEVRSFDELNRMLEERCREELGRKLRGKDGTKGQLLADERGRFIDLPVVPFESCRVRTCTASSLSLVRFDGNDYSVPVRYAHYETVVKGYIDRIVVCRGDECIAEHPRLWGKAGVHFNPVHYLALLERKPGGLDHARPLEDWKLPSCFRDLRSRLEADLDGEGTREYIKVLRLLEKHSPKELARAVEQGLRCGASSRDAIAQFLIPRPEWRCTRFNLDGHEHLRHVQVASADVADYNRLLGQEVGA; encoded by the coding sequence ATGCAATGGTGGATCGACATCAGACGAAAGGTGCTTGTTGAAGGCGTCAGCAAACGACAGGTTAAGGCCGAGTACAGGATTCATACCAGGACGCTGGAGAAGATTCTGGCGCATCCTAAGCCTCCTGGATACCGGATGACCCAGCCGAGGTCGAAGCCCATGATCGGGCCGTTTCTCGGCCGGATCGAAGAGATTCTCCGGCAGGACCGGGAGTTACCGAAGAAGCAACGGCATACAGCCAAGCGGATTTTTGATCGCTTGAAAGAGGAAGGATACACCGGCGGGTATACGCAGGTAAAAGATGCCGTGCGCAACGCCCGGGTGCGGTTGAAGGATGTCTACATTCCGCTGGCTCATCGGCCCGGCGAGGCGCAGATGGATTTCGGCTATGCCCTCGCTAAAATAAACGGCCAGCTTCGGAAGGTCGCATTTTTTGTGATGAGCCTGCCGTATTCGGATGCGGTTTATGTGCAGGCCTACGAAAAGATCTGCACGGAGGTTTTCTGGGATGGGCATGTGAGGGCCTTCACCTTTTTCGATGGCGTACCCTGCCGTATCAGCTACGACAACGAGCGGGTGATGGTGGCCAAGGTGATGAAGCGCCACCAACGCAAGCTCACCGACGGGTTCCTCCAGCTCCAGAGCCACTATCTGTTCAAGGAACACTTCTGCAACGTGGCCCGAGGTAACGAAAAGGGCGTGGTCGAATCGATGGTGCGCTATACTCGTTCCAACTTCATGGTTCCGGTGCCGGAGGTTCGTAGCTTTGATGAGCTCAACCGCATGCTTGAAGAGCGTTGCCGGGAGGAGCTTGGGCGTAAACTGCGGGGCAAGGACGGAACGAAGGGGCAGTTGCTGGCCGATGAGCGTGGCCGTTTTATTGATCTGCCGGTCGTGCCGTTCGAGTCCTGCCGGGTGCGAACCTGCACCGCCAGCTCCTTGTCGCTCGTGCGTTTCGACGGCAACGATTATTCGGTGCCCGTGCGCTACGCCCACTACGAAACGGTGGTCAAGGGCTATATCGACCGGATTGTGGTCTGCCGGGGCGATGAATGCATCGCCGAACATCCCCGGTTGTGGGGCAAGGCCGGCGTCCATTTCAACCCCGTGCACTATCTCGCACTGCTCGAACGCAAGCCCGGCGGGCTCGACCACGCCCGGCCATTGGAAGACTGGAAACTGCCATCCTGCTTTCGGGATCTGCGCAGCAGGCTGGAGGCCGATCTCGATGGCGAAGGAACCCGGGAGTACATCAAGGTGCTGCGTCTGCTCGAAAAGCATTCACCCAAGGAACTGGCCCGGGCCGTTGAGCAGGGGCTGCGTTGCGGGGCCTCCTCCCGAGACGCCATTGCCCAGTTCCTCATTCCCCGGCCGGAATGGCGATGCACCCGGTTCAACCTGGATGGACACGAGCATCTACGCCACGTGCAGGTCGCCAGCGCAGATGTGGCCGATTACAATCGCCTGCTCGGACAGGAGGTGGGCGCATGA
- a CDS encoding nitroreductase family protein: protein MNVPAAIQNRRSVRHFDPDHKMTKKETDKLLSLTLHSPTAFNLQNWRFVLVQDMELREQIKNAAWDQSQVTEAAVLIILCADLKAWEKEPIRYWRSAPEPVQEFIVPAIEQYYSGLDQVQRDEAMRSCGIAAQTLMLAAKSMGYDSCPMDGFDYDLVGDLINLPSDHAICMAVAIGKAIGEPDPPKDRLPLDEVVITDCFE from the coding sequence ATGAATGTCCCGGCTGCCATCCAGAATCGTCGTTCCGTACGGCACTTCGATCCCGACCACAAAATGACGAAGAAGGAGACCGACAAACTCCTTTCGCTAACCTTGCACTCGCCGACCGCCTTCAACTTGCAGAACTGGCGCTTTGTGCTCGTGCAGGACATGGAACTGCGTGAACAGATCAAGAATGCCGCGTGGGATCAGAGCCAGGTCACCGAAGCGGCGGTGCTGATTATTCTCTGCGCCGACCTGAAAGCCTGGGAAAAGGAACCGATCCGTTATTGGCGATCCGCCCCGGAACCGGTGCAGGAATTCATCGTCCCCGCCATCGAGCAATACTACAGCGGCCTCGACCAGGTTCAACGCGACGAAGCCATGCGCTCCTGCGGCATCGCCGCACAAACGCTCATGCTTGCCGCAAAGTCCATGGGCTACGATTCCTGCCCCATGGACGGATTCGACTACGATTTAGTCGGAGACCTGATCAACCTACCCAGCGACCATGCCATCTGCATGGCCGTTGCCATCGGCAAGGCCATCGGCGAGCCCGACCCTCCCAAGGACAGGCTTCCGTTGGATGAGGTTGTCATCACCGACTGCTTTGAATAA
- the serS gene encoding serine--tRNA ligase — MLDIRFVRENADAVKTAMKNRNADVDIDAVIALDDRRRAIVAEVDELKAERNRISKSIGLMIKEGKDPEEIKAEVRAMGDRISALDEEQREVESKLREGLLYIPNLPSATTPVGLTENDNPVIRSWGEKVELGFEPKAHWDLGAELGLFDLERGAKLSGSGFPLFTGKGAKLERALIQFMLDLHTEEHGYIEVAPPFMCNAQTMTGTGQLPKFAEDMYAIPLDGLYPIPTAEVPVTNMYANEIVDKELPICHTAYTPCFRREAGSAGKDTRGLLRVHQFDKVEMVKFTTPETSEEEHEKLTLDAEKVLQLLGLHYRVIELCTGDLGFSAAKCYDIELWAPAQDKWLEVSSCSNFHDYQARRANIRYRNEDGKPAFVHTINGSGVALPRLVIAIMENYQNEDGSIDLPEVLWPYMGGLQKLA, encoded by the coding sequence ATGCTGGATATTCGATTTGTACGTGAAAATGCCGATGCGGTGAAGACCGCCATGAAAAACCGCAACGCGGATGTGGACATCGATGCCGTCATTGCGCTCGACGACCGCCGCCGCGCCATTGTGGCCGAGGTCGATGAGCTCAAGGCCGAGCGCAACCGCATCTCCAAAAGCATTGGCCTGATGATCAAGGAAGGCAAGGACCCCGAGGAAATCAAGGCGGAGGTTCGCGCAATGGGCGACCGGATTTCCGCCTTGGACGAAGAACAGCGCGAAGTCGAATCCAAGCTCCGCGAAGGTCTGCTCTATATTCCCAACCTGCCTTCGGCCACCACGCCCGTCGGACTGACCGAGAACGACAACCCCGTCATCCGCTCCTGGGGCGAAAAGGTGGAACTCGGTTTCGAACCCAAGGCGCACTGGGATCTCGGTGCCGAACTCGGTTTGTTCGATCTCGAACGCGGGGCCAAGCTCTCCGGTTCCGGCTTTCCGCTGTTCACCGGCAAGGGGGCCAAGCTGGAACGTGCCCTCATCCAGTTCATGCTCGACCTGCACACCGAGGAGCATGGCTACATTGAAGTGGCGCCGCCGTTCATGTGCAATGCGCAGACCATGACCGGCACCGGCCAGCTGCCCAAGTTTGCCGAAGACATGTATGCCATTCCGCTCGACGGCCTCTACCCGATCCCGACCGCCGAGGTTCCCGTGACCAATATGTATGCCAACGAGATCGTGGACAAGGAACTGCCGATCTGCCACACGGCCTACACCCCCTGCTTCCGCCGCGAGGCCGGTTCCGCCGGCAAGGATACCCGCGGCCTGCTGCGCGTGCACCAGTTCGACAAGGTGGAGATGGTCAAGTTCACCACCCCCGAAACCTCGGAAGAAGAACACGAAAAGCTGACGCTCGACGCCGAGAAGGTGCTTCAGTTGCTCGGACTGCACTACCGCGTCATTGAACTCTGCACCGGCGACCTCGGCTTCAGCGCCGCCAAGTGCTACGACATCGAGCTGTGGGCGCCTGCGCAGGACAAGTGGCTGGAGGTTTCCTCCTGCTCCAATTTCCACGACTACCAGGCGCGCCGCGCCAACATCCGCTACCGCAACGAAGACGGCAAGCCGGCCTTCGTCCACACCATCAACGGTTCCGGTGTTGCCCTGCCGCGTTTGGTGATTGCCATCATGGAAAACTACCAGAACGAAGATGGCAGCATCGACCTTCCCGAAGTGCTCTGGCCCTACATGGGCGGGCTGCAAAAGCTCGCCTAG